Genomic segment of Leuconostoc mesenteroides subsp. mesenteroides:
ATTAGCCGGTAATGCATGGCGTGCTTCAGTTGTGAGCAGTTCGTAATTGGGGATAAAAGTCAAGAAATTAATATCTTTTGGTAAACTCAATGGCGCATGATAGACTTGTTCGCCATCGTAAAAGGCTGCTACGCTACCGCCAAGTAATGCAGGAGCAACGTTATCTGGATGACCTTCTAAAGTCGTTGCTTGCTTCAACAAAGCATCATCGCTTAATCCCAAGTCGGCCAAAACATTGGCCATTGCTAGGCCGGCTAAAAGTGCGGAAGATGATGAACCTAATCCGCGTGCCAGTGGAATATCAGATTTTACAACGATGCGATGTGGTGTTAAGTTTGGGGCTAATAAAATTGCTGTTTTGACGATGAAATTGTTCATATCACTGGGCATATTTTCGCCGTAATCATGAATTACTTGCCATTCGGAGGTCTTTTCATGTACTTCTAAGGTTAAATATAGTTTTAGGGCCACGCCAAGAGAATCAAAGCCAGGGCCAATATTGGCGCTGGTAGCTGGTACAGTTATTTTAATCATGAGAAAATTTTATACTCCGCTGCTAAGTTAATGCCATCAGCATTTCGAATTGTTGTACGAATAACATTGAGTTGCGCATCAGAGGCGGCGTGTGTCAAAGCAACTAATCGCGCAAAGCCATTTTTTGCTGGGGTTTGCTTTAAGTCAGTAAAGCTTATTTTTGCAGAAGCAAACATACCGGTGACGGAATACATTGCTCCTGGTGTGTCAGCTACTTCTACAACAATAAAACGTCTTGCCACGCGTTGTGAGGGTTTAGCTAAATCTAAGTCTTGGTTAAAAGTATTAAATGGTCTTCCTGGCGTATTCAGTGCTAGGTTAGTAGCGACGTTGGTTAAATCACTTAATACCGAATTAGCAGTAGGCATTTCACCAGCACCGGGTCCATATAACATCACTTCACCAACTGACTCGCCATTAACTAAAACAGCATTGTTTTCATTGTTAACGGTCGCTAAAGGATGATTGAAAGGAACGAGGTGAGGGGAAACCTCGATACTGAGTGCATTATCAACTCTTTGTGCAACACCTAACAATTTGATTGCGTAGCCAAAACTATGTGCATCGTTGATGTCCGAATCTGTTAGATTGGCAATACCAGTAATAGCTACGTCGTTCATAACAGGTTGCACACCAAATGAAAAGTTAGACAAAATAATTAACTTATATGCTGCGTCAAAACCTTCTACGTCATTTGTAGGGTCAGATTCAGCAAAACCCTTGTCTTGAGCTAATTTAAGTGCTTCTGCATACGTTAAGCCATTTGTAGCCATTTGCGTTAAAATGAAATTACTTGTGCCATTAATGATACCGGCAACAAGTGAAATCTCATCTGCTGTAAAACTGCTTGAAAGCGTACGTAGGATAGGTACCCCACCAGCAACAGCAGCTTCATAATATAAATCAACACCATTTTGGTTGGCTAACTCAGCTAACTCTTGTCCGCGACTTGCAATTAAATCTTTGTTTGCCGTGACGACGTGTTTTTTTGCCATGAGAGCACGTTTAATAATATCGTATGCATAATCGATTCCGCCCATGACTTCAACTACGATTTGTATATCATCGTTATCCAAAATATCTTTAGGATTATTAGTGATTGGAAAATCTTGTGTAAAACCAGTGCGTGGTTTATTAAGATTATGTACGACGGCATGACGTACGACCAAATGAGATCCAGTTCGTTGGGTAATTTGATTAGCGTTTTGTTGTAAGATTTTTACGACACCACTTCCAACTGTGCCGAGGCCAAAAAGACCAATGCCTATTTCCATGTGATATTCCTTTTATTTTTAGTATTTTATATATGTTCTTCTTATGATTTTATCATTATAATATCTAAAAATAAACAAATTTGTTATAATTGGTTAAATTATAAAAAAGGAAATGAATTACTATGAATTATGTATCAACACGTGGACAGGCTCCTGCAGTTACATCTAGCCAAGCAATCATAAACGGTATTGCGCCAGATGGCGGACTTTACGTTCCAGAAAAATGGCCCAAATTAAAATTAGATTGGAAAAATTTAAGTCAACAAAGCTATCAAGAAATCGCCACGCAAGTATTTGATGCCTTTTTTGATGATTTTACAGTTCAAGAAATTGATCATATTATTTCAAAGTCATACGGTAATCAATGGGATGATGAACACATTGTGACCTTGCACAATGAGAACAAGTTACATTATATTGAATTATTTCATGGCCCTACTTTAGCATTCAAAGACGTTGCACTACAAGCATTGCCACATCTATTAACGACAGCTGCTAAAAAACAATCACTAAATGATAAAATTGTTATTTTAACAGCTACATCAGGCGATACAGGAACAGCTGCTATGAGTGGCTTTGCAAATGTCGAAAATACTGAAATAGTTGTTTTTTACCCAGAAGTTGGTGTCAGTGATATTCAGCGGCAGCAGATGCAAACTGAAGAGGGACAAAATGCTCATGTCACGGCAATAACTGGTAACTTTGATGATGCCCAAAAAGCTGTGAAATCTATTTTGAGTGATGAGAAATTAATTCAAGAATTATCAGAAAAAAGTATGCGCTTCTCATCTGCTAATTCAATTAATATTGGTCGACTAGTACCACAAATCGTATATTACATTTATGCTTACGCCCAATTAGTTAAAAATGATGTTGTAGTTCCTGGTGAAGAAATCAATATCGATGTGCCAACCGGAAACTTTGGTAATGTACTTGCATCGTATTATGCTAGTCAGTTAGGGTTACCAGTGCATCAGTTTGTTGTTGCTTCGGATGAAAATAATGTGTTAACTGATTTTTTCAACACCGGTACTTATAATCGTCAACGTGATTTTAAAGTCACGAATTCACCAGCAATGGATATCTTAGTATCAAGTAACTTGGAGCGATTATTGTATTTTGCTAGTGGACGTAATGATGAAGAAGTGCGTCAGTATATGCATTCGTTAGCTGAAAGTGGCCAATATACTTTGACTGATAAAACGCGTAATTATTTGCAAAAATTTACAGCCAAATTTGCGACACAATCTCAAGTGGTTGATACGATTAAAGACGTCTTCGAAAATAGCGGTTATTTAATTGATCCACATACAGCTGTTGGCCGTTTTGCTTACGAAGAAGCAACGCATCAAACGTTACTTGCAGCAACAGCAAGTCCTTATAAGTTCCCCCAAACAGTTTTAACAGCATTGGAGGAAAAGAATGAAGGGGGTGTATTAGATTTACAAAAGCTGGCTGAACGAACCAATACAGTTATTCCAGCACAAGTAGCAACGTTATTTGATAAAATGGTTGTACACACTAAGATCATCAAACCGGAGATGATTATGCAATCTATTAAAGACGAACTATCTATCTAATAATTATAGTATTGTTTGCTATATTGTGACGTTTTTTATGATTCAAATCGTTGATTTTTTAATGTATAATTAGGTTATATCAACCAAGGAGAATCAAATGTCATATAAAGAATTAGATCCTATTGTCTGGAGTGCAATTCAACAAGAGAGTGCGCGTCAGAACCGTACAATCGAATTAATCGCTTCTGAAAACTTTACATCGCAAGCCGTACGTGCCGCACAAGGTTCAGTATTGACAAATAAGTATGCTGAAGGATACCCCTATAAGCGCTATTATGGTGGTACAGAGTACGTGGATGTTATTGAACAGGTAGCCATCGATCGTTTAAAAGAACTCTTTGGTGCCGAATATGTTAATGTTCAACCGCATTCTGGATCCCAAGCGAATGCTGCTGCTTATATGGCATTTTTAAAGCCAGGTGACAAGATATTGGGTATGAGTCTTGATGCTGGTGGACATTTGACTCATGGAGCCAAGGTCAGTTTCTCTGGAAAAGTTTATGAATCACATACTTATGGACTAAATTCAGAAACAGAAACCTTAGATTATGAAGCAATTGCTAAGCAAGCACGTGAAGTAAAGCCACAGATGATTGTGGCAGGTGCTTCTGCATATTCACGAATTATTGATTTTAATAAATTCCGTGCGATTGCTGACGAAGTGGGCGCCTATTTAATGGTTGATATGGCGCATATTGCTGGACTTGTAGCTGCTGGATTACATCCTAATCCAGTAGGCATTGCAGATGTTGTGACATCAACAACACACAAAACACTGCGTGGTCCGCGTGGTGGTGTTATTCTATCACAAGAAAAGTATGCCAAGCAGCTTAATTCAGCTATTTTCCCTGGATCACAGGGTGGACCACTGGAACACATTATTGCAGGTAAAGCAATTGCCTTTGGAGAAGCGCTACAACCTGAATTCAAAGATTACGCACAACAAGTTATTAAAAATGCGCAAGCTATGGCAAAAGTTTTCAATGATACGGTAGATATTCGTGTTGTAGCTGGTGGTACTGACAATCATTTATTCAATTTGGACCTAACTAAAACAGCGTTGAATGGTAAGCAAACACAAGAATTGTTAGACACAGTTTCAATTACTACAAACAAAGAAGCGTTACCAAATGAGCAATTGAGCCCGTTTGTTACATCTGGTATTCGTATTGGAACTGCAGCAATCACAACTCGTGGATTTGATGAAGCTGATGCTACTAATGTAGCCGAATTGATTGTGACAGCCATTCATCATTATGATGATGAAAAAGTGCTTAAGCAAGTGAAACGTGAAGCTGAAGCATTAGCAATGATGCATTTATTTGAATAATTTAAAAGCCGGTAGAACCGGCTTTTTTTGGTGGAAGTGCCAACCAAATCAGAATAAAAATGAAAAAAAGTAGCTCTTGTTAGAGAAAATCTGATGTTACCAAACAGTTAGTTTTGTGGGATGGATATTATAATCCAACAACTCACCATGTTTTGTATACAAAATAGCTAATTCAATGGTATAGCACTATTCTCAGTTTTTATCAATGTTTGACTTTTGATGAATGTTTTCTTACAATACCAATATAGTAGGTAAAGGGGAAATTATGCTTGATAAAACGATTTATAAACAGATTTTTAAGTCTAGTTTCGACGCCCCAATCGACGTTGAATTTTGGGATGGGGAAAAGGTCAGTTACGGTCAAGGTGACCCAATTGCCACAATCATCCTTCACGAGGTTATACCAATCAAAGATATTATGGCACATGCTTCGCTTACTTTTGGTGAAGCATACATGGATGGAAAAATTGAAATTAAAGGTGATCTGCAACAGTTGGTTAAGATTGCGTATGATTCCAAAGAAAGTTTTTTGAATGGCGCTAAGTTTTCTAAACTTATTCCTAAACATTCACATTCAGAGAATAAGAGTAAGGCAGATGTACAAAGCCATTATGATATCGGTAATGATTTTTATAAAATGTGGTTAGATCCCACAATGACCTATTCTTGTGCTTACTTCGTTAGCGACAAAGATACACTTGAAGATGCACAATGGAACAAAGTACGTCATATTTTGAATAAACTTCATGCACAATCTGGTGAAACTTTATTAGACATCGGGTGTGGCTGGGGAACACTACTATTTACCGCAGCTAAAGAATATAATTTGGAAGCCACTGGTGTCACACTTAGTCAACAACAATATGATTTTGTTTCTAACAAAATTAAAGAAGAAGGGCTTGAGGGTCGCGTTCATGTTTATTTAGAAGATTATCGCGAGTTAAAAGATACTTATGACCATGTAACGTCTGTTGGTATGTTCGAACATGTTGGAAAAGAAAACTTAGGTGAATACTTCAACCAAGTAAACAACCTGCTCACAGAAGATGGTACGGCCTTGATTCACGGTATTACTGGGCAACATGACGGTGCAGGTGTCGATGCGTGGATTAATAAATACATATTCCCAGGTGGTTATATTCCAAATATAGCTGAAAACGTAGGACATATTATTGATGCTTCTTTGCAAGTTGATGATATTGAACCGTTACGTCGCCATTATCAGAAAACATTGGAAATTTGGACAGAGAACTTTCACAAAGTGGAAGAAGAAGTTATTTCAAAATACGGCGAACGTTTTTACAGAATGTGGGATTTATATTTGCAAGCTTGCGCTGGTTCATTTGAAGCTGGTAACATTGATGTTGTTCAGTATTTACTTACCAAAGGGCCTTCTGGCAAGAACTTACCAATGACACGTTCATATATTTATCATGCTGATGTTGCTAGCGGTGTGAAATAGCAGGTCATTTATTGTAATCAAAAAACAGTCAACCATCATTAGAGTTGACTGTTTTTTGATTATTTGTTCCTTGTAACTGATTACCTAAGGTAAAGTCAATATACCAAGAGCTGATCAATATCTTTGTGGTATTTTTGAGTTAACACAATTTGGTTAACAATTGGTAATATAAATCAGTTGTTTTCTACATGTGCGTGCTGTCTTTCTTTAATTTCTACAGTGTTATCACCAATAATTATTCGATCACAAATATTTAAAAACAAGCCATGTTCAACAACACCAACCTGGCTTTCAAGATATTCGGCGAGAGCATATGGATTGTTAATTGTGTTCATGTGACAATCAATAATATAGTGACCAGCATCGGTGATGATGGGCTGATTATTATCAGGGTAGCGCCGCAATTTAGGGAATAGACCTTTATTGGCAAATTGTCGCAGCAACTGACCACTGCCGTAGGGGATAACCTCAACAGGTAGGGGGAAAGAACCTAACGTGTTATGCACTTTACTACGATCAACAATCCAGATATTTTTCTTTGAGTTTTTGGCTACTATTTTTTCCATTAGAAGGGCAGCCCCACCGCCTTTTATACCGTTAAGGTAGGAATCGACTTCGTCTGCACCATCAACTGTAATATCAATATGGTCAATATCATCAATATCAACAATTGGAATATTTAATTCTGCACATCGTTGACTAGTAATAGTTGAAGTGGTCACACCAATGATATTATACTGAGAAGCAGCTAAAGCATCTAGAAAATAAGAAACAGTTGAACCAGTTCCTAATCCGACAATCATATTGGTCTGGATATAGTTTAAAGCAGTGAGGGCAGCTTGCTTTTTCTGAAATTTTTTTTCATCCATGACAAGCCTCATTCTACCATCGCAGCATTAGCAAGCAAACCAGTGTCAACATCGCGTTTATTTGGAATTGAGGCTATTGCACCAGAACGGCTGACAGTTATGGAACTAGCAAAGCAACTACGGCGAATGACACTTGGTAAATTCGACAAGTTTCTATCAATATTAGCTGCAAAAGTACCAATGAAAGTGTCACCAGCAGCAGTGGTGTCAACGGCATTTACTTTGAAAATAGGTACAATATCTGTTAATTCATTAACATGATAGTAAACGCCATCACTACCAAGTGTGACCACTACGTTAGGAAAACCTGCTTTATTTAATTTAGAAGTAATCACCGATAATGCTGATTTTTTTGTGGTAGGCTCAGTATGAGCTAAGGCAGCAGCTTCAGTTTCATTTGGTATAATTAAATCAGTAGATGAGATAATATTTGGATCAATATGTGACGTGATAGGGGCCGGATTTAAAATAGTTAGTACGCCACTTTTCTTGGCTATGTTAAATCCGGCAAGAATGGCTTCACTAGGTACTTCAAATTGTGCTACGACAACATCGGCATTAGCAATTATATTGTGTGCTTTTTCCACATCAGTACTGGTCAAATTCATATTTGCGCCACCATATACCATAATTGTGTTATGTCCATCTGGTTCCAACATGATAGTTGCAGAGCCGGTAAACTGGCTCTTTGTAAAAATGTAATCTGTTGAGATTCCTTCATCATTTAACAATTGTTTGAAGGCACGTCCACGGTCATCATCACCTACAGCACCAATCATTGTTACATCAGCCTCTTGACGAGCAGCTGCAACTGCTTGATTAGCACCTTTACCGCCAAATGTACTTGCTTGATTGTTAACAGTAATGGTTTCTCCTTGGTTAGGCAATCTATCAATCATTTGAATAGTATCAATATTAAGACTACCGATAACAACAACTTTCTTTTTCATAATGACAACTCCTTAAAGTGTTAAGTAGGTTAAACGTTTTACTAGATTAAGGGTTGTGTCCAGTTTAAGTTATCTTAAAAATAATGTCAAGAAAAAGCAACCAAGATATCTTATTGGTTGCCTTTTGTATGTCTAAGTGGCCCAGTCGATTCACGAATGACCAATTTAACATCGAAAAATTCGGTTTGTAAGGGGAGATTAGGATGATCAAGACGTCGAATGATCATTTTTAAAGCTGTTTCACCAATTTTCCATGCAGGTTGTGCTATGGTAGTTAGTGTAGGGATCATAAATTCTGCATAATCTGTATCATCATAACCCATAACAGAAATGTCCTCAGGTACTTTGATCTCTTGATAAGCCAAACCACGCAAAACACCGATAGCCATTTCATCATTTAAAACGAATGCTGCTGT
This window contains:
- a CDS encoding homoserine kinase, whose product is MIKITVPATSANIGPGFDSLGVALKLYLTLEVHEKTSEWQVIHDYGENMPSDMNNFIVKTAILLAPNLTPHRIVVKSDIPLARGLGSSSSALLAGLAMANVLADLGLSDDALLKQATTLEGHPDNVAPALLGGSVAAFYDGEQVYHAPLSLPKDINFLTFIPNYELLTTEARHALPANMTFKNSVAASAISNTLVAALTTGDFNTARVLIEKDQFHEQARAYLAPHLKIIRDAAHQLDIVGTYLSGAGPTVITLVPQNNAIKLLKKLTNMALPGKLLLLEPDYTGLQIIKNN
- a CDS encoding aminotransferase class I/II-fold pyridoxal phosphate-dependent enzyme, whose translation is MSYKELDPIVWSAIQQESARQNRTIELIASENFTSQAVRAAQGSVLTNKYAEGYPYKRYYGGTEYVDVIEQVAIDRLKELFGAEYVNVQPHSGSQANAAAYMAFLKPGDKILGMSLDAGGHLTHGAKVSFSGKVYESHTYGLNSETETLDYEAIAKQAREVKPQMIVAGASAYSRIIDFNKFRAIADEVGAYLMVDMAHIAGLVAAGLHPNPVGIADVVTSTTHKTLRGPRGGVILSQEKYAKQLNSAIFPGSQGGPLEHIIAGKAIAFGEALQPEFKDYAQQVIKNAQAMAKVFNDTVDIRVVAGGTDNHLFNLDLTKTALNGKQTQELLDTVSITTNKEALPNEQLSPFVTSGIRIGTAAITTRGFDEADATNVAELIVTAIHHYDDEKVLKQVKREAEALAMMHLFE
- a CDS encoding threonine synthase encodes the protein MNYVSTRGQAPAVTSSQAIINGIAPDGGLYVPEKWPKLKLDWKNLSQQSYQEIATQVFDAFFDDFTVQEIDHIISKSYGNQWDDEHIVTLHNENKLHYIELFHGPTLAFKDVALQALPHLLTTAAKKQSLNDKIVILTATSGDTGTAAMSGFANVENTEIVVFYPEVGVSDIQRQQMQTEEGQNAHVTAITGNFDDAQKAVKSILSDEKLIQELSEKSMRFSSANSINIGRLVPQIVYYIYAYAQLVKNDVVVPGEEINIDVPTGNFGNVLASYYASQLGLPVHQFVVASDENNVLTDFFNTGTYNRQRDFKVTNSPAMDILVSSNLERLLYFASGRNDEEVRQYMHSLAESGQYTLTDKTRNYLQKFTAKFATQSQVVDTIKDVFENSGYLIDPHTAVGRFAYEEATHQTLLAATASPYKFPQTVLTALEEKNEGGVLDLQKLAERTNTVIPAQVATLFDKMVVHTKIIKPEMIMQSIKDELSI
- a CDS encoding homoserine dehydrogenase, which translates into the protein MEIGIGLFGLGTVGSGVVKILQQNANQITQRTGSHLVVRHAVVHNLNKPRTGFTQDFPITNNPKDILDNDDIQIVVEVMGGIDYAYDIIKRALMAKKHVVTANKDLIASRGQELAELANQNGVDLYYEAAVAGGVPILRTLSSSFTADEISLVAGIINGTSNFILTQMATNGLTYAEALKLAQDKGFAESDPTNDVEGFDAAYKLIILSNFSFGVQPVMNDVAITGIANLTDSDINDAHSFGYAIKLLGVAQRVDNALSIEVSPHLVPFNHPLATVNNENNAVLVNGESVGEVMLYGPGAGEMPTANSVLSDLTNVATNLALNTPGRPFNTFNQDLDLAKPSQRVARRFIVVEVADTPGAMYSVTGMFASAKISFTDLKQTPAKNGFARLVALTHAASDAQLNVIRTTIRNADGINLAAEYKIFS
- the rpiA gene encoding ribose-5-phosphate isomerase RpiA, which gives rise to MDEKKFQKKQAALTALNYIQTNMIVGLGTGSTVSYFLDALAASQYNIIGVTTSTITSQRCAELNIPIVDIDDIDHIDITVDGADEVDSYLNGIKGGGAALLMEKIVAKNSKKNIWIVDRSKVHNTLGSFPLPVEVIPYGSGQLLRQFANKGLFPKLRRYPDNNQPIITDAGHYIIDCHMNTINNPYALAEYLESQVGVVEHGLFLNICDRIIIGDNTVEIKERQHAHVENN
- the rbsK gene encoding ribokinase, with translation MKKKVVVIGSLNIDTIQMIDRLPNQGETITVNNQASTFGGKGANQAVAAARQEADVTMIGAVGDDDRGRAFKQLLNDEGISTDYIFTKSQFTGSATIMLEPDGHNTIMVYGGANMNLTSTDVEKAHNIIANADVVVAQFEVPSEAILAGFNIAKKSGVLTILNPAPITSHIDPNIISSTDLIIPNETEAAALAHTEPTTKKSALSVITSKLNKAGFPNVVVTLGSDGVYYHVNELTDIVPIFKVNAVDTTAAGDTFIGTFAANIDRNLSNLPSVIRRSCFASSITVSRSGAIASIPNKRDVDTGLLANAAMVE
- a CDS encoding methyltransferase domain-containing protein, with protein sequence MLDKTIYKQIFKSSFDAPIDVEFWDGEKVSYGQGDPIATIILHEVIPIKDIMAHASLTFGEAYMDGKIEIKGDLQQLVKIAYDSKESFLNGAKFSKLIPKHSHSENKSKADVQSHYDIGNDFYKMWLDPTMTYSCAYFVSDKDTLEDAQWNKVRHILNKLHAQSGETLLDIGCGWGTLLFTAAKEYNLEATGVTLSQQQYDFVSNKIKEEGLEGRVHVYLEDYRELKDTYDHVTSVGMFEHVGKENLGEYFNQVNNLLTEDGTALIHGITGQHDGAGVDAWINKYIFPGGYIPNIAENVGHIIDASLQVDDIEPLRRHYQKTLEIWTENFHKVEEEVISKYGERFYRMWDLYLQACAGSFEAGNIDVVQYLLTKGPSGKNLPMTRSYIYHADVASGVK